The following are from one region of the Sulfurimicrobium lacus genome:
- the trpA gene encoding tryptophan synthase subunit alpha, translating to MSRIAGTFSTLKQQGKTALIPFVTAGDPSPAQTVPLMHKLVEAGANIIELGVPFSDPMADGPTIQRASERALKHGTGLKDVLALVAEFRKTDQSTPVVLMGYANPIEAMGYEKFSQSAANAGVDGVLTVDYPPEESAGLAEQLRKHEIDMIFLLSPTTPDRRFQQVAELASGFIYYVSLKGVTGAANLDLQEVSQKIPAIHAATSLPVGVGFGIRDADTAKAVAQFADAVVIGSRIVQEIENAPQGAVLSNVYALVKGFRTAMDSK from the coding sequence TGATCCCTTTCGTCACCGCCGGCGACCCGTCGCCTGCCCAGACCGTGCCGCTGATGCACAAGCTGGTGGAAGCGGGCGCCAACATCATCGAACTCGGCGTGCCGTTTTCCGACCCGATGGCGGACGGACCCACTATCCAGCGTGCCAGCGAGCGGGCGCTGAAACACGGCACCGGGCTGAAAGACGTTCTGGCGCTGGTGGCCGAGTTCCGCAAGACGGATCAGTCTACCCCGGTGGTGCTGATGGGCTACGCCAACCCGATCGAGGCGATGGGCTACGAAAAATTTTCCCAGTCGGCCGCAAACGCGGGTGTGGACGGCGTGCTGACGGTGGACTATCCGCCCGAGGAAAGTGCCGGCCTGGCCGAGCAACTGAGAAAGCATGAAATCGACATGATTTTCCTGCTTTCACCAACCACCCCGGACCGGCGTTTTCAGCAGGTGGCGGAACTGGCGAGCGGCTTCATTTATTACGTTTCGCTCAAGGGCGTGACGGGCGCAGCCAATCTGGATTTGCAGGAAGTCAGCCAGAAAATCCCCGCCATTCACGCTGCCACCAGCCTGCCGGTGGGCGTCGGCTTTGGCATCCGCGATGCCGACACCGCGAAAGCGGTCGCGCAGTTCGCCGACGCGGTGGTGATCGGCAGCCGCATCGTGCAGGAAATCGAAAACGCTCCGCAGGGCGCGGTGTTGTCGAATGTGTATGCCCTGGTGAAGGGTTTTCGTACCGCAATGGACAGCAAGTAA
- the folC gene encoding bifunctional tetrahydrofolate synthase/dihydrofolate synthase: MPESLGEWLAHLEQLHPSTIELGLARVATVKERLQFRPDFPILTVAGTNGKGSTCAMLEAILGAAGYRVGCYTSPHLLRYNERVRVAGYEVDDAALCRAFAAVEAARGDVSLTYFEFGTLAAMWLFVQQQVEVAILEVGLGGRLDAVNVFDADCSVVTSVDIDHTDYLGDDRESIGREKAGIFRATRPAICADHNPPHSLLQHAEGIGAELKLINRDFGAESQEGQWLFWSQAGWRMTLPYPSLRGAYQLDNASACLAALEALKEKLPVTPENIRRGLLEASVPGRFQVLPGKPALILDVAHNPHAARALASNLHQMWCGGRTIAVFAMLSDKDVAGVIAALREEVDLWLIAGIVHARGASAVELQARLSDVGIQAIQAFPDIAAAYHHACQIAGEDDRIAVFGSFHTVAEVMQSARNRKPD, from the coding sequence ATGCCTGAGTCTTTAGGGGAGTGGCTGGCTCATCTGGAGCAGTTGCACCCCAGCACCATCGAACTGGGCCTGGCGCGGGTCGCCACCGTCAAGGAACGACTGCAGTTCAGGCCCGATTTCCCCATCCTGACCGTCGCTGGCACCAACGGCAAAGGCTCAACCTGCGCCATGCTGGAGGCCATTCTCGGCGCGGCCGGCTACCGTGTCGGCTGTTACACCTCGCCTCACTTGCTGCGCTACAACGAGCGCGTGCGCGTCGCCGGGTATGAGGTCGACGACGCGGCACTATGCCGTGCCTTTGCCGCCGTGGAAGCTGCGCGCGGCGATGTCTCCCTGACTTATTTCGAATTCGGCACGCTTGCGGCGATGTGGCTGTTCGTCCAGCAACAGGTCGAGGTGGCGATTCTGGAGGTGGGCCTGGGTGGGCGCCTCGATGCGGTGAATGTGTTCGATGCGGATTGTTCAGTGGTGACCAGCGTGGATATCGATCACACGGATTATCTGGGTGACGACCGCGAATCCATCGGGCGCGAAAAAGCCGGCATCTTTCGCGCCACCAGGCCGGCCATATGTGCTGATCATAATCCGCCACACAGCCTGCTGCAGCACGCCGAGGGCATAGGTGCAGAGTTAAAGCTGATCAACCGCGATTTCGGTGCCGAATCCCAGGAAGGACAATGGCTGTTCTGGAGCCAGGCCGGCTGGCGCATGACCTTGCCTTACCCATCGCTGCGTGGCGCTTACCAGCTCGACAATGCCAGCGCCTGCCTGGCGGCGCTGGAGGCGCTCAAGGAAAAACTTCCCGTGACGCCGGAAAACATCCGTCGTGGCCTGCTGGAGGCAAGCGTGCCGGGCCGCTTTCAGGTGCTGCCAGGCAAGCCGGCGCTGATTCTTGACGTGGCGCACAATCCCCACGCCGCGCGCGCGCTGGCTTCCAACTTGCACCAGATGTGGTGTGGCGGCAGGACCATCGCGGTATTCGCCATGCTGAGTGACAAGGATGTCGCCGGTGTTATCGCAGCGCTGCGCGAGGAAGTCGACCTCTGGCTGATTGCCGGCATCGTCCACGCGCGCGGGGCTAGCGCGGTCGAGCTTCAGGCACGCCTCAGTGACGTGGGCATCCAAGCCATCCAGGCGTTCCCCGATATCGCTGCCGCTTACCACCATGCCTGCCAAATCGCCGGCGAAGATGATAGAATTGCGGTCTTCGGCTCGTTCCATACGGTAGCCGAGGTTATGCAAAGCGCCCGCAACAGGAAACCCGATTGA
- the accD gene encoding acetyl-CoA carboxylase, carboxyltransferase subunit beta gives MSWFQKLLPPKIKRKISSDTKKSVPEGLWSKCPTCESVLYRTDLEKNLEVCPKCGHHHRISARTRLHVLLDAEPRVEIGAEVLPVDSLKFKDSKRYPDRLVDASRDTGETDALVVMRGAVKGIPLVAAAFEFKFMGGSMGSVVGERFVRGINVCLEHNLPFVCFAASGGARMQEGLLSLMQMAKTSAALAKLAEARLPFISVLTDPTMGGVSASFAMLGDVIVAEPNALIGFAGPRVIEQTVRETLPEGFQRAEFLVDHGAVDLIIDRREMRDRFANMLTMMTRMPAAHA, from the coding sequence ATGAGCTGGTTTCAGAAACTTCTTCCGCCAAAAATCAAACGCAAGATCAGCAGCGACACCAAGAAGTCCGTTCCGGAAGGATTGTGGAGCAAGTGTCCGACCTGCGAATCCGTGTTGTACCGCACCGACCTGGAAAAGAACCTGGAGGTATGCCCGAAGTGCGGCCATCACCACCGGATTTCGGCGCGAACCCGCCTGCATGTTCTGCTCGATGCAGAGCCGCGGGTCGAGATCGGCGCCGAGGTGCTGCCGGTCGACAGCCTGAAGTTCAAAGACAGCAAACGTTATCCCGACCGTCTGGTCGATGCGAGCCGCGATACCGGCGAGACCGATGCGCTGGTGGTGATGAGAGGGGCTGTCAAGGGTATTCCCCTGGTGGCCGCGGCATTCGAATTCAAGTTCATGGGCGGTTCGATGGGTTCAGTGGTGGGCGAACGCTTCGTGCGCGGTATCAATGTCTGCCTTGAACACAACCTACCTTTCGTCTGCTTCGCCGCCAGCGGCGGGGCGCGCATGCAGGAAGGGCTGCTTTCCCTGATGCAGATGGCCAAGACCAGTGCGGCGCTGGCCAAACTGGCCGAAGCGCGTTTGCCGTTCATTTCTGTGCTGACCGATCCGACCATGGGCGGCGTTTCCGCCAGCTTCGCCATGCTCGGCGACGTCATCGTGGCAGAGCCCAATGCGCTGATCGGTTTTGCCGGGCCGCGCGTGATCGAGCAGACGGTGCGTGAAACCTTGCCCGAAGGATTCCAGCGCGCTGAATTCCTGGTCGATCACGGTGCTGTTGACCTGATCATCGACCGTCGTGAGATGCGTGACCGCTTCGCCAATATGCTCACCATGATGACGCGGATGCCGGCGGCGCATGCCTGA